Proteins found in one Hevea brasiliensis isolate MT/VB/25A 57/8 chromosome 18, ASM3005281v1, whole genome shotgun sequence genomic segment:
- the LOC110642901 gene encoding 50S ribosomal protein L34, chloroplastic: MNVISNSTARSGLLYCYGNSTARSGLLHCSFLSSSLSIPSSYSESKFLLFQKKFVKPVVHFMNCSSSLSVLLPFQSLSLGLDLNSNNVVREERGYGLVVRAGKDTLCQTKRSRSRKSLARTHGFR; the protein is encoded by the exons ATGAATGTGATCAGCAACTCTACAGCTCGCTCAGGACTCCTTTACTGCTATGGCAACTCTACAGCTCGCTCTGGACTCCTTCACTGCTCCTTTCTCTCTTCGTCTCTCTCAATCCCTTCTTCCTACTCAG AGTCCAAGTTTCTTCTGTTTCAGAAGAAGTTTGTCAAACCTGTTGTGCATTTTATGAACTGTAGTAGCAGCTTGAGTGTACTGTTGCCCTTTCAGA GTTTATCTTTGGGATTGGATTTGAATTCTAACAATGTGGTAAGAGAGGAGAGAGGCTATGGCCTAGTGGTCAGAGCTGGAAAGGATACTCTTTGTCAAACCAAGAGGAGCAGGTCTCGGAAGTCTCTGGCTCGGACTCATGGCTTCCGTTGA